A stretch of Roseiconus lacunae DNA encodes these proteins:
- a CDS encoding Ig-like domain-containing protein encodes MRFSVGFGFMCILAVVVSPAAAQGSADDFSLSLLGDSSGPVFQTTETLQLRVVDEVGSPIAGAHVTPWALRSAQGHGSWKSDGDDRSETKPETSQTDEDGIAIVKYPMFRNVAEQTKTIGVSVRVDHRDYVLEGAIHLDLPHDPNTADPVVLKQGADLFVRPMIDGKPADPQLIVANWSDSRSWRDPGVMEAVDSETLKFPSMKTGDASVLLMRVEDGQITHASRIVDANLNADGRNEISVELNPVVPIKGQLDPSVPRPIRNGRVVCWTLDPSVNHDRAGFVSWSAVSEDGDFVIPVWPTGEAIQLAGICDGYIGVSGKAPAEVTNPRNPDPYLRAQVIRPDEKGPVILSMEALVPCDVGVVDEEGEPIEGVLIDSWPNIQWWNGGSQVYCDTLMRGEDMIRVRNRKRDYREFTNEEYGFPFSAQTDDNGQATLMLPKGKQSLGIRDDRYEMPAFLGRRYTKIEMVPGERSEITLTVQRKGTDRLGEWDKLAGVVFGCSTREGRRICALPEVRKKMDEFAKTFREGKNQKDPKLLAEAYTIVADAFATAGDLNESTKWRKKAAEQKSMITSDAP; translated from the coding sequence ATGAGATTTTCGGTCGGTTTCGGATTCATGTGTATCCTGGCGGTCGTCGTCAGCCCCGCCGCGGCGCAAGGCTCAGCCGACGACTTCTCGCTCTCGTTGCTCGGCGACTCCTCCGGGCCCGTCTTCCAGACGACGGAAACGCTCCAACTGCGTGTGGTCGACGAAGTTGGGAGTCCAATCGCCGGCGCACACGTGACGCCTTGGGCGCTGCGCAGCGCCCAAGGTCACGGCAGCTGGAAAAGTGACGGCGACGACCGCTCGGAAACCAAGCCCGAAACGTCGCAGACCGACGAAGATGGCATCGCGATCGTGAAGTACCCGATGTTTCGCAATGTCGCTGAGCAAACCAAGACCATCGGGGTCTCTGTCCGGGTGGACCATCGCGACTATGTCCTTGAAGGTGCGATACACCTTGATCTTCCGCACGATCCAAATACCGCCGATCCGGTGGTGCTCAAGCAAGGTGCGGATCTGTTCGTTCGCCCAATGATTGACGGCAAGCCGGCCGACCCTCAATTGATCGTTGCCAACTGGTCCGACAGTCGCAGTTGGAGAGACCCCGGTGTAATGGAAGCGGTCGATTCGGAGACTTTGAAATTCCCGTCGATGAAAACCGGCGATGCGAGTGTGTTGCTGATGCGGGTCGAAGACGGCCAGATCACCCACGCCAGCCGAATCGTCGACGCGAACTTGAATGCCGACGGCCGCAACGAGATCTCTGTGGAACTGAACCCGGTCGTCCCGATCAAAGGGCAATTGGATCCGTCGGTGCCGCGCCCGATCCGCAATGGTCGCGTGGTCTGCTGGACACTGGATCCGTCAGTCAACCACGACCGAGCCGGTTTCGTTTCTTGGAGCGCGGTGTCCGAAGACGGCGACTTTGTGATCCCAGTGTGGCCGACGGGGGAAGCGATCCAATTGGCGGGGATCTGCGATGGATACATCGGAGTGTCCGGCAAAGCACCGGCGGAGGTCACCAATCCGCGAAACCCGGATCCCTACTTGAGAGCACAAGTGATTCGCCCGGATGAAAAGGGTCCGGTGATCTTGTCAATGGAAGCGTTGGTGCCTTGTGATGTTGGCGTTGTGGATGAAGAAGGTGAACCGATCGAGGGCGTCCTGATCGATTCATGGCCAAACATCCAATGGTGGAATGGCGGATCGCAAGTTTACTGTGACACGTTGATGCGAGGCGAAGACATGATTCGCGTCCGCAATCGCAAACGAGACTACCGCGAATTTACCAACGAAGAATATGGATTTCCGTTTTCCGCCCAAACCGACGATAACGGTCAAGCCACGCTGATGCTGCCCAAGGGCAAGCAAAGCCTGGGCATCCGAGACGATCGCTACGAGATGCCGGCATTCCTGGGGCGTCGATACACCAAAATCGAAATGGTCCCCGGTGAACGTTCCGAAATCACGCTGACGGTCCAGCGGAAAGGAACGGATCGCTTGGGCGAGTGGGACAAACTGGCCGGCGTCGTCTTCGGCTGCTCCACACGCGAAGGCCGAAGAATTTGTGCACTGCCGGAAGTACGCAAGAAGATGGATGAATTCGCCAAGACCTTCCGCGAAGGCAAAAACCAAAAGGATCCCAAGCTACTGGCCGAAGCCTACACCATCGTCGCCGACGCCTTCGCGACCGCCGGAGACCTGAACGAATCGACGAAATGGCGCAAGAAGGCCGCCGAGCAAAAGAGTATGATTACCTCGGACGCACCCTAG
- a CDS encoding NHL repeat-containing protein: MKTPTILLVFTSCLLTCPDSRRVQAAIVVSEFFTGRIQSFDETTKTESTLAFVAGNPGLSGLAYSQSENTLYASALNHGGVYRFNAQTGSLLGFSSLGIGPGGLSIASNGDVYISDFASSNIRIYDSTLTNQLGLIATPAGPTSGVGFLGNGNVLISTAGSGVYEYDGENTTLFANNPAASAQIATDSSGNVFIGHGLGFSDSVFRYDEDGNILGTFDISAEMINSTGNGSSIGTSPGGITFDPQGNLLVAALGRSNPSDPGGERGGLFMYDVDGNLLETFAAGSNALSSVVFVTAIPEPGFFTLLAFGAVYAISNRRNRRSI, from the coding sequence ATGAAAACACCGACTATTCTTTTGGTATTTACGTCTTGCTTATTGACGTGCCCAGATAGCAGGCGTGTTCAGGCGGCAATCGTTGTGAGTGAATTTTTTACGGGACGAATTCAATCGTTCGATGAAACGACGAAGACCGAATCCACATTAGCTTTTGTCGCTGGTAATCCTGGACTATCCGGGCTTGCGTACAGCCAATCGGAAAATACCCTTTACGCCAGTGCTCTAAATCACGGTGGCGTTTATCGCTTCAATGCGCAGACCGGTTCGCTCTTGGGGTTTAGCTCGCTCGGGATCGGCCCCGGTGGGTTGTCGATAGCGTCAAACGGCGATGTCTATATAAGCGATTTTGCATCCAGCAATATACGCATCTACGATTCAACGCTGACGAATCAACTTGGCTTAATAGCAACTCCGGCTGGTCCCACGTCAGGCGTGGGCTTCCTTGGAAATGGAAACGTACTGATCTCCACCGCAGGTTCGGGCGTATATGAGTACGATGGGGAAAACACGACATTGTTCGCAAACAATCCAGCAGCATCGGCCCAAATTGCGACGGATTCGTCAGGTAATGTTTTCATCGGCCACGGACTCGGATTTTCTGACAGCGTTTTTCGGTATGATGAAGACGGGAATATTCTCGGTACATTTGATATCAGCGCCGAGATGATCAACAGCACCGGCAACGGAAGCTCGATCGGAACCAGTCCGGGTGGCATCACGTTCGATCCCCAAGGCAATTTGCTAGTCGCTGCCCTAGGCCGGTCAAACCCCAGTGATCCTGGTGGAGAACGCGGTGGGCTCTTTATGTACGATGTGGACGGTAATTTGCTTGAGACATTTGCTGCTGGCTCCAATGCTTTAAGCAGCGTGGTGTTTGTTACTGCCATCCCAGAACCAGGGTTTTTCACGCTGCTGGCTTTTGGAGCCGTTTATGCGATTTCAAATCGCCGTAATCGACGTAGTATCTAA